A genome region from Scleropages formosus chromosome 6, fSclFor1.1, whole genome shotgun sequence includes the following:
- the stard4 gene encoding stAR-related lipid transfer protein 4 isoform X1, whose product METFFCLLGCSNSILCAFNNFVCFHRREMGSTPNAGVLSAQLQNTLIGYHNIYIDGWRVAKKTKDVTVWRKASEEFSGFLYKVEGVVEENPNRIIDYIRPGPYRLKWDSLLTSMEIVKIFDEPGCCCLMRYTTAGQLWNIIAPREFIDFSYTTDYQSGLLSCGVSVEYSERQHSFVRGFNHPCGWFCVPAEANKAHSLLTGYIQTDLRGMVPQSAVDTAMASGLTNFFSDLRKALVV is encoded by the exons AtggagacttttttttgtctgctcgGTTGTTCTAACAGTATTTTATGtgcttttaataattttgtatgttttcacAGACGCGAAATGGGAAGTACACCAAATGCCGGTGTGCTGAGCGCACAGCTACAAAATACCCTGATCGGTTaccataacatttacattgatgGGTGGAGAGTTGCAAAAAAAACG AAAGATGTCACGGtgtggagaaaggcatctgagGAATTCAGTGGATTTTT GTACAAGGTTGAAGGTGTAGTAGAGGAGAATCCGAACCGAATAATTGACTATATTCGCCCAGGACCTTACAGATTAAAGTGGGACAGCTTGCTGACGTCAATGgaaattgttaaaatatttgatGAG CcaggttgttgttgtttgatGCGCTACACAACTGCTGGACAGCTGTGGAATATAATTGCACCAAGGGAGTTTATTGATTTCTCCTACACCACGGACTACCAGAGTGGGCTTCTTTCCTGTG GTGTCAGTGTTGAATACAGTGAACGCCAACACAGTTTTGTGCGGGGCTTTAACCACCCCTGTGGCTGGTTCTGCGTGCCCGCGGAGGCAAACAAGGCTCACAGCCTGCTGACGGGGTACATACAGACAGACCTTCGTGGCATGGTCCCCCAGTCCGCAGTGGACACTGCAATGGCCAGTGGCCTCACCAACTTCTTTTCTGACCTGCGTAAAGCACTGGTAGTGTAA
- the stard4 gene encoding stAR-related lipid transfer protein 4 isoform X2 translates to MGSTPNAGVLSAQLQNTLIGYHNIYIDGWRVAKKTKDVTVWRKASEEFSGFLYKVEGVVEENPNRIIDYIRPGPYRLKWDSLLTSMEIVKIFDEPGCCCLMRYTTAGQLWNIIAPREFIDFSYTTDYQSGLLSCGVSVEYSERQHSFVRGFNHPCGWFCVPAEANKAHSLLTGYIQTDLRGMVPQSAVDTAMASGLTNFFSDLRKALVV, encoded by the exons ATGGGAAGTACACCAAATGCCGGTGTGCTGAGCGCACAGCTACAAAATACCCTGATCGGTTaccataacatttacattgatgGGTGGAGAGTTGCAAAAAAAACG AAAGATGTCACGGtgtggagaaaggcatctgagGAATTCAGTGGATTTTT GTACAAGGTTGAAGGTGTAGTAGAGGAGAATCCGAACCGAATAATTGACTATATTCGCCCAGGACCTTACAGATTAAAGTGGGACAGCTTGCTGACGTCAATGgaaattgttaaaatatttgatGAG CcaggttgttgttgtttgatGCGCTACACAACTGCTGGACAGCTGTGGAATATAATTGCACCAAGGGAGTTTATTGATTTCTCCTACACCACGGACTACCAGAGTGGGCTTCTTTCCTGTG GTGTCAGTGTTGAATACAGTGAACGCCAACACAGTTTTGTGCGGGGCTTTAACCACCCCTGTGGCTGGTTCTGCGTGCCCGCGGAGGCAAACAAGGCTCACAGCCTGCTGACGGGGTACATACAGACAGACCTTCGTGGCATGGTCCCCCAGTCCGCAGTGGACACTGCAATGGCCAGTGGCCTCACCAACTTCTTTTCTGACCTGCGTAAAGCACTGGTAGTGTAA